One region of Armatimonadota bacterium genomic DNA includes:
- a CDS encoding ATP-dependent DNA ligase: MKYQVLAEAYAAIERTTSRLQMTALLADLFRATSRDDIARVVYLTQGKLYPDFEGIEIGVAEKTALRAVAQAAGVPEEAVARRLAREGDLGTAAEALLAGHPRRQPTLTVDEVYTALDRAARASGSGAQAARLAEVAGLLQRATPLEARYLVRTVTGKLRLGAGDMTVLDALAEVYGGGRQARAEVERAYNLTSDLGFVAARIARGGLAAVRRVSVVVGKPIRPMLAERLGDAREILQKLGGRCIAEFKYDGERLQIHRQGEEVQIFSRRLERISAQYPDVVALVRTYLKARQAIIEGEVVAVDPDSGELRSFQDLMPRRRKYGIAEAVREIPTALFVFDALYLDGEDLTRMPYARRRAALQRVITTGERFQLAASREVEDPEALQAFFEEAIAEGCEGLLCKAPGGVYQAGARGWLWIKFKREYRSEMSEPVDLVVVGAFHGRGKRAGAYGALLMAACDRATDRFFTVCKVGSGFSDRDLAELPRRLKPHLRSTPDPRVESRLEPDVWCTPELVLEIVGAEITLSPVHTAGWDRFRQGSGLAIRFPRFTGRYREDKGPSDATTVEEIVEMYRRRLRRTA, translated from the coding sequence ATGAAATACCAGGTGCTGGCCGAAGCCTATGCGGCCATCGAGCGGACGACCTCCCGCCTGCAGATGACCGCTCTCCTGGCCGACCTCTTCCGCGCTACTTCTCGGGACGACATCGCCCGCGTCGTCTACCTGACCCAGGGGAAACTCTACCCCGACTTCGAGGGGATCGAGATCGGCGTGGCTGAAAAGACCGCCCTGCGGGCGGTGGCCCAGGCCGCAGGCGTTCCGGAGGAGGCGGTGGCGCGGCGACTGGCCCGGGAGGGAGACTTGGGGACGGCGGCGGAGGCGCTGCTGGCGGGGCACCCCCGTCGCCAGCCGACCCTGACCGTGGATGAGGTCTACACCGCCCTGGACCGCGCCGCCCGCGCTTCCGGCAGCGGAGCCCAGGCGGCGCGCCTGGCAGAGGTGGCCGGCCTGCTGCAGCGGGCTACGCCGCTGGAGGCGCGTTACCTGGTACGCACCGTCACCGGTAAGCTGCGCCTGGGCGCGGGGGACATGACGGTGCTGGACGCCCTGGCCGAAGTCTACGGCGGCGGGCGGCAGGCGCGTGCCGAGGTGGAGCGTGCCTACAACCTGACCTCCGACCTGGGGTTTGTCGCCGCCCGCATCGCCCGGGGCGGGCTGGCCGCGGTGCGCCGCGTCTCGGTGGTGGTGGGCAAGCCCATCCGGCCCATGCTGGCGGAGCGCCTGGGGGACGCCCGGGAAATCCTGCAGAAACTGGGCGGCCGCTGCATCGCTGAGTTCAAGTACGACGGGGAGCGGCTGCAGATCCACCGCCAGGGGGAGGAGGTGCAGATCTTCTCCCGCCGCCTGGAGCGGATCAGTGCCCAGTACCCCGACGTTGTGGCGCTGGTGCGGACCTACCTGAAGGCGCGACAGGCGATCATCGAGGGGGAGGTGGTGGCCGTTGACCCGGACAGCGGCGAGCTGCGCTCCTTCCAGGACCTGATGCCGCGGCGGCGGAAGTACGGCATAGCGGAAGCGGTGCGGGAGATTCCCACCGCCCTCTTCGTCTTCGACGCCCTTTACCTGGATGGGGAGGACCTGACCCGCATGCCCTACGCCCGACGGCGGGCGGCACTGCAGCGGGTCATCACCACCGGGGAACGCTTCCAGCTTGCCGCCTCCCGGGAGGTGGAGGACCCGGAGGCTCTGCAGGCCTTCTTCGAGGAGGCCATCGCCGAAGGTTGCGAGGGGCTGCTGTGCAAGGCCCCGGGCGGGGTCTACCAGGCCGGGGCGAGGGGATGGCTGTGGATCAAGTTCAAGCGGGAGTACCGCAGCGAGATGAGCGAGCCGGTGGACCTGGTGGTGGTAGGGGCGTTCCACGGCCGGGGCAAACGCGCCGGCGCCTACGGCGCTCTGCTCATGGCAGCCTGCGACCGCGCCACCGACCGCTTCTTCACCGTGTGCAAGGTCGGGTCGGGCTTCAGCGACCGGGACCTGGCTGAGCTGCCCCGCCGCCTCAAGCCCCACCTGCGCAGCACCCCCGACCCCCGGGTGGAGTCCCGCCTGGAGCCCGATGTCTGGTGTACGCCGGAGCTGGTGCTGGAGATTGTGGGCGCCGAGATCACCCTGAGCCCGGTGCACACCGCGGGGTGGGACCGCTTCCGCCAGGGCAGCGGCCTGGCCATCCGCTTCCCCCGCTTCACAGGCCGCTACCGCGAGGACAAGGGGCCATCCGACGCCACGACCGTGGAGGAGATCGTGGAGATGTACCGGCGGCGCCTGCGACGCACGGCCTGA